In Gossypium hirsutum isolate 1008001.06 chromosome A10, Gossypium_hirsutum_v2.1, whole genome shotgun sequence, the DNA window gggaaactttaagaaaaatctggtattgattggctaaacctaaaattctggaaattttatggatgaaagatatacgagtctatattcaggaaaaattaaaggaaagtgatttggagttttgtagctccagttataaataatttagtgactattgctcaggaaaaacagcttgtgctgaatttgagattatgttgtgaaccttgataaacttgttttagttgctcataagctattgattaaacccatacttgaattctaaatcgtgatattgtaattttatgagtattcgaatatgaaatgatagtaaggcctaatggccgatgtgatgaatgtgaaagtgtatatatgtgataaggcctaatggccgatgtgatgaatgtgaaagtgtatatatatgtgataaggcctaatggccgatgtgatgaatgtgaaagtgtatatgtgtgataaggcctaatagccgatgtgatgaatgtgaaagtgtatatgtgtgataaggcctaatagccgatgtgatgaatgtgaaagtgtatatatatgtgataaggcctaatggccgatgtgatgaatgtgaaagtgcatatgtgtgataaggcctaatagccgatgtgatgaatgtgaaagtgtatatgtgtgataaggcctaatagccgatgtgatgaatgtgaaagtgtatatatgtgataaggcctatatgtgataaggcctaatggccgatgtgatgaatgtgaaagtgtatatatgtaataaggcctaatggccgatgtgatgaatgtgaaagtttatatatgtaataaggcctaatggccgatgtgatgaatgtgaaagtttatatatgtgataaggcctaatggccgatgtgatgaatgtgaaagtgtatatatgtgacggggccgagtggccaacgtgatggatgtgaaagtgcataaatgtgataagtcccgaagggcatttgtgtcagtactatatccgggttaaaaccccgcaggctttatgcgagaatattatcactgattaatgtccgtaagcttcgtgctcgtactatatccgagctctaaagacctgatgactacgtgtgggaattttgtccgggtaagacccgataacttcgtgtggagattatgtccgggtaagacttcgtaataagaattgcttataaatatattcaatgcgaaaggttaaacaggtatgtactccaagtttatatgtgagcttgatttgcactaaatcataaggtagttatgtgatgcatatgagagcaatctatgagactattcctatgattatgtgacatcggatcagtgtgagaggtgatgtgaaatcatacgatatatctatgtcacatgagctcacttttatgtgaaagtttatctgcctattgtatatgatgagatgtgcatattcggtaaagggatggtatgcccgaaggaagagtgaaataaaatacgaacaactatgttataatttgattgttatctgttgacactgcttaaaacttactaagcattgtaatgcttactccgtttactctgtttcctctgttttatagatctcattgcgaagctacaggctcggggatcgtcagcaactagtcacactatcactatccactgtttggtactgctatgttttggattatcttatggcatgtataaaatagactagtggcggaagaatattttggttaatgtatatagccatgcgaaaatggcttatatatgtttgagcataatgttataatcatttggtatggaatggttaatcactatcataatttgtgctatttatgctaaaagggctagttgaatcatggaaactatgaaataggtaaagtctaccttaaaggcagatgctggcagcagcagtgatgtagatttgggaaaatcactaaaaatagtaggattgaaattaaataatgaataaattatgtaaacgaaccttgatgaatctattttcataggaaagtaacaaaacgatcatatggacagtatgttaagagatattcaggttctcgtgagacagggccagaacggtttctggattccctgttccgactttggaaattcattataaattaaccagagataattaggagtcattccatatatgtatagattcctctctgagtatagtttctatagaaacaaacggcatcagtattgaagctctgtgcagggagatatccaagtcgtaatgcgcaaaggtcagtgtagtcgatccctgtaacatgggagactttgactaataaactgtactaattggcccaaccaaaaattctagaaaaaaatatgtagatgggcatatgagtctagtttcagggaaaattttcggaactggatttcgagtttcagaactcaagatatgatttttaaagcgactagtacgtagactggcagcttgtctgggaaattttttttaagtggtttgaagtctgttaacacctcgtgttcgaccccggcgacggcctcgggttcggggtgttacacatggtgGCACCCGAGTATGAGCGCtgtgttcgatttgaggatggtctccgtAATAGTTTGCGGGTCttgatagctccacaaaaggAGCGGGATTTCTCTGTCTTGGtcgagaaggctaagatagccgaagaggtTAAACGTGTTTAGCGCCAGAATCGTGACCGAGGGAAGGCTAAGAGGGATGCAGAGCCTAGCCTCCGAATGCTGGGGTAAGGCCTAGGAAAAAGGCCAGGTTTGACGGGACCGCGAGAGTTGGGCCTATTGTTGCACCTGTTAGGGTAACAATTTGTCAGCTTCGTAATAGGCACCATCCGGACGAGTGTTGGAGGTCTACTAGAGCCTGCCTTAGATGTGGGTCTTCTGAGCATCGTGTTAAAGACTGTCCATTGAGGACTAATCAGATGTAAACTCTGGCTACTAAGACTGCACAACCACCGATGATTGTTCAGTAGCCATCTAGAGGTCGAGGATAGGCTAGAGGTGGTAACGGTATGGGTCGAGGCCAtagagcaccaggcagaggtgctggGCCGACTCAGACGAGGCAGCCTACACTTGTCTATGCTACACGTTATTGTGAGGATGGAGATGCTCTGGACATCATCACGGGTacatttttaattcttgatgtaccttatgttgcactgatagacataggctctacacattCCTATGTTGCTTGTtctgtgtctgagactttgggaaTTCCGCATaagagcacttctagtgagatttTGGTGGTGAGTCTATTGGGGCAGTctatttgggttaataaattgtTTAGAGACGTTCCGTTGGAAGTCCAAGGGATGATATTTTTGGCTAATCTGATGGAActtccgtttggggagttcgacctAATTTTTGGCATGGACTGGTTGATGAAGCATCGTGTAAGTCTGGATTATGCTGAAAAAAAGTTGTTTTGAGGACCGAGGAGGATAGCGAGATAGTTGTGATTAGGGAACGACGaaattatttgtctaatgtgatatctgcGTTAGTGGCAGAGAAGCTGGTGATGAAAGGATGTGAGGCGTTTTTGGCCTACATCAATGTTTCTGATTCTGTGAACCTTTTGGTTAAAGACATCCGTACTGTGAGGGACTCttcagatgtttttccagaggagttacAAAGATTGCCTTTGAGTCGcgaggtagaatttggtattgagttgatttcTGGTACAAATCTGGTGTCTATCGCCCCATATCGAATGGCGCTAAAGGGCACCAGTTCTGCTTGTAATGATGAAGGACGGTAtgatgaggatgtgtatcgactaccatCAGTTAAATAGgttgacgatcaagaataaatacccgctTTCAAGAATTGACGACTTGTTCAACCAGTTCAAAGGGGCGTTAGTGTTCTCAAAGATCGATCTGCGATTAGgttatcatcagttaagggtcaaggaggtcGATGTGCATAACACgccatttaggactcgttatgggcattacgagttcctagttatgccctttgggttgacaaatgcacTAGCGGCGTTCATGGACTTGATAAACCGTGTGTTTCGGCCATACTTAGACCagttcgtggtggtgttcatcgatgacatcttGATATACTCTAAGTCTGAGGACGAGCACGATGAGATTCTCAGGGTTGTTCTGCAGATCCTTCGTAAGAAACAACTCTATGCGAAGTTTtctaagtgtgagttttggcttcaggaagtaACCTTTTTCGGACATGTGGTGTCTGCTGAGGAGATTTGTGTTgatcctcgtaagattgaggctgtgttggatTGGAAATAGCCGAAGAATGTGTCTAAgatccgtagttttctgggactggtaGGATATTATCGACGTTTCGTAGAAGGGTTTTCTTTGATTGCAGCACCATTGACTAAGTTACTGCGTAAGGGAGTTTACTTTGTTTGGACTGATGCATAGcaggagagctttgagaagctcaaaaccTTGTTAACTCAAGCTCCAGTTCTGGTACATCCTGAGCCTGGTAAGGACTTCATAGTGTACAGCGACGTgtcacatgtgggtttg includes these proteins:
- the LOC107895540 gene encoding uncharacterized protein, whose translation is MGRGHRAPGRGAGPTQTRQPTLVYATRYCEDGDALDIITDIGSTHSYVACSVSETLGIPHKSTSSEILVVSLLGQSIWVNKLFRDVPLEVQGMIFLANLMELPFGEFDLIFGMDWLMKHREDSEIVVIRERRNYLSNVISALVAEKLVMKGCEAFLAYINVSDSVNLLVKDIRTVRDSSDVFPEELQRLPLSREVEFGIELISGTNLVSIAPYRMALKGTSSACNDEGRYDEDVYRLPSVK